GGTTCGCGCTGCCCGGCCGGGCGGCCGAGTTCGAGCTGCCGCACGCGGCGCCGCTGCCCGACCTGATCGACTCGGTCCTCGCCGCGGGCCGGCTGACCCTGTGCACCCAGTGCGCGGCCCGGCGGGACATCACGGAGCAGGACGTCATCGAGGGCGTGCGGATCGCGGGCGCGCAGGTCTTCGTGCAGGAGGCGCTGGCGGAGGACGCCCAGGCGCTCGTCTACTGACGGTCCACGTAGAGGCAGAAGGGGTGGCCGGCCGGGTCGAGCAGGACCCGTACGTGTGCCTGCGGCTGGTACGCGGCCGGCCGGGCGCCCTCGGCGACGGCGCGCGCGGTCTCGCGTTCCAGGTCGTCGACCTCGATGTCCAGGTGGATCATCATCTGCTGCCGGTCCGGCCCGCTCGGCCAGACGGGCGGCGCGTAGTGGGGCTCGGTCTGGAAGGACAGTCCGGTGCCGCCGTCCGGCGGGCGGATGTGCACCCA
Above is a genomic segment from Streptomyces glaucescens containing:
- a CDS encoding DsrE family protein, yielding MAKKLVIKVTAGADAPERCSQAFTVAAVAVASGVDVSVWLTGESAWFALPGRAAEFELPHAAPLPDLIDSVLAAGRLTLCTQCAARRDITEQDVIEGVRIAGAQVFVQEALAEDAQALVY
- a CDS encoding VOC family protein; this encodes MRLVAATLDAPGARELADFYLRLLPGWRVCEDGPDWVHIRPPDGGTGLSFQTEPHYAPPVWPSGPDRQQMMIHLDIEVDDLERETARAVAEGARPAAYQPQAHVRVLLDPAGHPFCLYVDRQ